A single region of the Nicotiana sylvestris chromosome 6, ASM39365v2, whole genome shotgun sequence genome encodes:
- the LOC138871506 gene encoding uncharacterized protein encodes MSRPYYNEEEFDGANRLINEELRYNRHSLTQEHEQLVMKLTVKQKSVYDKIISAVNEDKGGLFFLYGHGGTGKTFIWKTLSSGVRSKGDIVINVALSGIAYLLLPGGRTAHSRFVIPLNPTEESTCNIKQGSPLAKLIVKAKLIIWDEASMMHKYCFEALDQTLRDILRFKDPSNLDLPFEGKTIVLEVLKLTTNMRLQENRSGADLDDLKQFSDWILAIGDGKIGCSIDGIKKVEIPDDLLIHNCDDPISGIVESTYSDFLRYFIDINTFKKEQFLRQLFRWWNR; translated from the exons ATGTCAAGACCATATTACAATgaggaagaatttgatggtgCTAACAGACTAATTAATGAGGAATTGCGCTATAATAGGCACTCTTTGACACAAGAGCATGAACAATTAGTAATGAAATTAACAGTCAAGCAGAAGTCTGTTTATGATAAAATCATATCTGCAGTGAATGAAGACAAAGGAGGGTTATTCTTTTTATATGGTCATGGAGGAACTGGCAAAACTTTTATCTGGAAAACATTGTCTTCTGGCGTACGATCTAAAGGCGATATAGTGATAAATGTTGCTTTAAGTGGTATTGCTTATCTTTTGTTACCAGGAGGTCGAACTGCACATTCAAGATTTGTGATCCCTCTAAATCCAACTGAAGAGTCAACATGCAATATAAAACAAGGTAGTCCTTTAGCAAAGTTGATTGTGAAGGCAAAATTGATCATTTGGGATGAGGCATCAATGATGCATAAATACTGTTTTGAAGCTCTTGATCAAACTCTTAGAGATATTCTAAGATTTAAAGATCCGTCAAATTTAGATCTGCCATTTGAAGGTAAAACAATTGTTCTTGAG GTTTTAAAGCTGACAACAAATATGAGATTGCAAGAAAATAGATCTGGTGCAGATTTGGATGATTTAAAACAATTTTCTGATTGGATTTTGGCAATAGGTGATGGAAAGATTGGATGTTCCATTGATGGCATTAAGAAAGTAGAAATACCCGACGATCTTCTCATACATAATTGTGATGATCCAATATCTGGAATTGTAGAAAGTACATATTCTGATTTCTTGAGATATTTCATAGATATAAATACCTTCAAGAAAGAGCAATTCTTGCGCCAACTCTTCAGATGGTGGAATCGGTGA